A region from the Triticum urartu cultivar G1812 chromosome 1, Tu2.1, whole genome shotgun sequence genome encodes:
- the LOC125543232 gene encoding lecithin-cholesterol acyltransferase-like 1: MAMKAQFLRLLPLLLLLLPPPLRNYLFTDDGALGDSASKGQLHVYHPIILFPGISCPNLDARLTDDYTPSLPRCGAFKGKGWFPLWNNTQDVLDHDYLPCIQEQMSLVYDPVLNEFRNQPGVETRVPDFGSSYSFTSKVKLGNLDMFCMLKLRKALEAVGYRDRDTLFGAPYDIRHAPLSPGQPSRVYTDYFARVKDLVHHASKKNGNKPIILLGHSFGGKAVLDFVNLTPLPWRKKFIKHVVLIAPTPPTGFLEVLRNLASGPSVIRVPAVPWLGLRPMWRTFPTSLTSFPSHRVFGHQPLVVTKHRNYSAYDYTDFLTALGISTDIIKQVLPMKLTVHAPMVPTTYLSGVGIQTPDRAVYWDSNFDVQPDYVYGDGDLVINKVSLLAFVKEMSKQQQLSNIHFKFVKIVNVTHSNIVFLERPLRIVMAEILEANSRRDIM; this comes from the exons ATGGCCATGAAAGCACAGTTCCTTCGGTTGCTACCGCTGCTGCTCCTTCTCCTTCCGCCTCCCCTCCGCAATTACCTCTTCACGGATGACGGCGCCCTCGGCGACAGTGCCAGCAAGGGCCAGCTCCATGTCTACCACCCGATAATCTTATTCCCCGGTATAAGCTGCCCCAACCTGGATGCACGGCTCACCGACGACTACACCCCATCGCTGCCGCGCTGCGGTGCGTTCAAGGGGAAGGGGTGGTTCCCGCTCTGGAACAACACCCAGGACGTTCTTGACCATGACTACCTGCCGTGCATACAAGAGCAGATGAGCCTCGTGTACGACCCCGTCCTCAACGAGTTCCGAAACCAGCCCGGTGTCGAGACACGTGTGCCGGACTTCGGCTCCTCCTACAGTTTCACCTCAAAGGTCAAACT GGGTAACCTTGACATGTTTTGCATGTTGAAACTCCGCAAAGCGCTGGAGGCAGTAGGGTATCGCGACAGAGATAccctttttggagctccttacgACATACGTCACGCTCCACTTTCACCCGGCCAGCCATCTCGTGTGTACACCGACTACTTCGCCCGTGTGAAGGATCTGGTGCATCATGCAAGCAAGAAGAATGGAAACAAGCCCATCATCCTGCTCGGGCACAGCTTTGGTGGCAAGGCtgtccttgactttgtcaatttgactccacTTCCATGGAGGAAAAAATTCATCAAACACGTTGTCCTAATCGCGCCCACACCTCCTACGGGATTTTTGGAGGTGCTCAGGAACCTCGCCTCGGGGCCTTCAGTCATTCGTGTACCGGCGGTGCCGTGGCTGGGTTTGAGGCCAATGTGGAGAACTTTTCCGACTTCCCTTACATCTTTCCCGTCCCATAGGGTTTTTGGTCACCAGCCACTTGTAGTCACCAAACATAGGAACTACTCGGCGTATGACTACACGGATTTTCTTACAGCACTTGGTATCAGCACTGACATCATAAAACAGGTTCTTCCGATGAAACTAACGGTTCATGCTCCAATGGTGCCAACAACATACCTCAGTGGTGTCGGTATCCAAACCCCAGACCGGGCAGTATACTGGGATAGTAACTTCGATGTGCAGCCAGACTATGTGTATGGTGATGGTGACCTTGTTATCAACAAAGTTAGCTTGTTGGCATTCGTGAAAGAAATGAGCAAGCAACAACAACTGAGTAACATACACTTCAAGTTCGTCAAGATTGTTAATGTTACCCACTCTAATATTGTTTTCCTGGAACGTCCGCTCAGGATAGTTATGGCTGAAATTCTGGAAGCAAATAGTAGAAGAGACATCATGTGA